The nucleotide sequence tttcaccacagttccaGCACCTCACATTCTTCCCAGCTTTAGACAAGCTTTTCCCACGACTCCCACTGCTTCTGTTTTTACCTCTTCCCCTGCTAGCACTGAGCATACCAGAAGTAGATCCTCCATTAGTGTTCCTCCGGCGAACGTCTTCACCCAAAACACTATCCCGGACCCgatcaaacttcaaatttccagTTCCAGCAGTTTCAGTGACCGTTGTCACAAATCCTGACCAGCTATCAGGTAAGGAAGATAACAAAACCACAGCCTGAGTGTCATCATCCAACTTCATGCCCACAGTTGCTAACCTGGACAAAATTGAATTGACCTCGTTAATGTGATCAGCAACTGAACTGCCTTCGTTCATTCTCATATTAAACAGTTCCCTCATCAAGAACACCCTATTACCGGCAGACGGCTTCTCATACATATTTGACAGAGCTTCTAACATATCACGAGAAGTTGTTTCTTTCATGATATTAAATGCAACGCTCCTCGTCAAAGCCAATGTAATTTTACCTCTTGCCTTTTTGTCCTTTGAGTTCCAAATTGCTTCGGCGGCTTTATCCATTCCAGCAGGGTTTTCTTCCAGTACCACATCCAAATCGCATTCACCAAGCAACGCCTCTATTTGCATTCTCCACCATGCAAAATCAGTACCGTTGAACTTCTCGATTCGGAACTTCCCGTCTTCAGCCATAACAAACGAGAAAACCAGAAAAAACCACAAGGAACCAAGCAACCGAAACCCGAGCAACTTTCAATAAATCAGAAACCCAAAGTACCCGAACCAGCGACTTCTCTTGCAAACTCGAGCGTAAAATCAGCGAATAACCAGGGTTCAAGAACCGAAACCCTAATTGCCAAACACCCCAAAACCACCAGATCTGCAACAGCAAACCCTACGGCGCAAACCCTAGACCTTACGAGCCGTAACCAGAGAATATGTACGGGCCGTAAACAAGTCAGCGGCGACGGCAGCAACAGCAGATCAAGATCTCTCGTCCAGCTCTCTCCTTCTCCTGCAAGAACCGTGTGAACCGTGTACTTTACtgaacctttggctctgataccacttgttaggagtATCGAatcagagtaggctcgagcggaagcggaacaaacacacacacacactagcagaaaataaagaacacgagaatttacgtggttcggtcaaggtgacctacgtccacgggttgcaactagggttttacttttattagaggctcacaactgttttcagaatgacacagactacaattacatcataggtatttatagaacaagattagggtttcctacttggtcaacaagttaactaagtgggcctaataactagggccggctaaccctaactaaggccggctaaccctaattagggccggctaccctaaagcctacgaacccaacaAGAACTTCCTATATCAGTTTAttcaaataattaaataatatctCTAAAAAAATTACTActgaaataatatattttctatgcCCATAAATTAACCAGATAATATCtctaaaaaattgtaaaacaaacaaaaatgttGACCCGAAACCCAACAACCCATCTTGCCACATCTACCCAAAAAAACAGTCCACAAAAGACACTTGAAAAGGATGAACCTATTTTTTTTGCAAATAACCACCACCAACCTGATTTAACGATGTAGTAGGTAGCTGAATTCCGGTAGCAGGAACAGGATTCTGGTGACTAACCACATTTTGCCACTGGCCACCATAACCAGAGTCGCCAAAGGCATTAAACGTTGATGGCGGTGTAGTTGCAACTGCTGGATTGTTACCAGGTGCAGGAACTGAAATCTCAGAAAGCATATCAAGTAAATTAGAACTTGTTGTGGAAGGTTGAGTAGATTTTAGTACGGGAGATGAATCAAAGCTGGCCCAATTATCATTTGATGATTGTGCTGGTTGTGCCACAGTTGGTGGTGGAACGGTTTGTTGTGGTTGTGGGCCCGGGGCAGTTGGAAGTGGTTCAGGGAAAGCATCAAAATCAATTAATGAAGTTTCTGTTTTAAGTTCGGTTGGATTCCCAGTTGAAGATGCTAGGCTACTGGAAGAAGCAGTTCTCTGCAACAGGAAACAATTTCGAATTAGGCTTTAAATTATGttgaaacttgaaaacaaaagGACAAATGAATAATCACAAACATGTTAGCAAGTATTACAATTGTATTCTTAGTTAGACATGTTACAAATTCTGTAAATGCATTAGAAAAAAGAAAACTTCCATATTATAAGAACAGATTCCAGACTTGCAACTCCAAGTGTCTCCAAACAAACTTAAATCAAAGGTGACAATATCGACTcatttgagtaaattgccaaaatcgtccctgaggtttgggcatatttgccattttcatccaaaacaaattttttgtacaatatagtccttcacttttgggatttttttgccattttcatccaaacgtatAATTTGCTTTATattttctatcaaacatttggatgaaaatgacaaaaaatcacAAATCccagggacgattttgacaaaAAAGTCAAgacttttggatgaaaatggcaaaaaatcccaaaagtgaaggactatatggtacaaaaatgttattttggatgaaaatgacaaacatgcccaaacctcagggacgattttggcaatttactcgaCTCATTTACTTGTTAGCAGACTGAATTTAGGTTATACCCTTCAACGGGTCAAacgagaaaaaaaaaaagaatatctTATAAGAAAATGAGCAGCAGTAGCTAAAAGTGTGTTTTAACAAGGGGTGTCAATCGTGTCGGGTTGATGGGTTGAAatgttcaacccgaacccgacccatattattatttgggtcaaagatttcaaccctaacccgCACACATATAAATTTGGGTCaacccgaacacgacctgttTAACCCATCTTTTTAAATGAGTCATACAAGTTGATTTTTAAGCGGGTTGTTAGCTTTTAAGCGGGTtattgataacatgtttaatggTGAGTATGAGTGTGACAAGTAAATCATAAAATGTGTTAAAACTAACACTATTATGAGTAACCATGTATAACAGAAATggaaaaaacaaaaatatgaaaGTTCTTTTTTCTAAGCGTTAATCGGGTTAATGGGTCAACCCGAACCCAGCCCGTTATTCTAAATGGGTCGTGTTGGTTGACTTGTTTTTTTCGTGGCGGGTTCGGGTCAATAATTGCCGCCCCTAGTTTTAACGCATTAAATTTGCATTTTTATGCAAAGAAGTATATTACTACTTAACTGATGTAATTTTTATAATCGCATTTAACAAACTACTTATGTTAAAAGACTAATGATATTGGACAAAAAGCATTCCAAGTTAATTGCACCCATACCAAAAATTAATCATTTTGATCCCTACCCATTTTCGACCTGCTACGCATacgcaaccccccccccccccccccccccagtcgCAGTTTGCCATCTTTATTTTAAACGCATATGCTTGCCTCACAAGTATTAACCAAGTGAGCAAACAAGAAAAGCATATACCAAATCACAACGTTACAAATTatataatacaaatataaatatgCCATTTTGTCAACATCACTTtaacccctcaactttaataatgacatacTTAGCCCCTCAATTAaaacaactttagtccctcaactttaataataaacaactttagcccctcaactttaataatgacatgtttagccccttaggCCTTAActacatcaaacaactttaaTCGGTCAAGTTAAATactaaacaactttagcccctcaactttaataatgacatgtttagccccttaactttaATAAGACCTGTTTAGCGCCTTAAAtaaaacatcaaacaactttaactCTCGCGACTTACTTATTTTTATCCACGTTTCGAACCCGCTACGGAGCGCGGGTGGTAACCCACTAGTTTAACATTAAAAcctgattgaaaaaaaaaagtcacCTGTGTTTGGAAGGAGCCATCTGCTGGCTTTGAACCATTAGCTTTTGGAGGTTCGATAACCCGAAGAGGAGAAACACTTTCTCCCAGTATTTCCCTAACGGGCCTAACTATCGGCGGACTCGATATATCTGAATCACTTTGGCGATCAGGAGACCTACCTTCAACCTTCAAACCTCCATCAAAACTCTTCCCATCATCAGATTTTTTTGCATTCGCAAATCTATCTTCTCGTCGCCAGTCATTAACGATATCGGGACGTGCGGGGCTTTTCCTGAAATCTGAATCATACCCAGGACTACGTCTTTCATCGTAACTGTTTCTGGAACTTCCATCACTTCTTCCACCGGGACTAGGCCTATCACTATAACGCCGGTCATTGTCGTACGGTGGACTTCTAGAACCTTCTCCTTCCCCCTATTCAATATAGAGATGTATCCAAAATCAAAGAACAATACAGTGTACATAAGAACTTAAACTATTGCGTACAAAACACGTAAATCACTTTGTAGAAAACCATCAATGATTAAAGGTGGCAATTTCGATCCATTTACTAATGAACGGGTTAATTGGGGTTGGAGATACATAGAAGTCAAAATAGTTTATTATGGAAATAATATATTACTGTAAATTTGTAATCATATCTAACACACTAAATGTTCATAAAAATtgaaacttttggactaaaacaaTTTGCCAAACGGTTCGAACCCGTTTCGAAACTTTACCTATTCTAACCcgttacccaaaccaaccacttTGCCACGCAGTGACGCAGGTAAAATACATGAATAGATTAGATGCAAACGTGCCAAAAAGGTCGAAAGTCAACCAGAGTGTGTTTTAAGTACAAAAATCTCGTAAGTAGTTTATACAAAAACTTAGTATACTATTGAAATAATataaatgtttattaaaaataaatataactctTAAGACAAACAGAGTTCCAAGACCAACCCAAACCTGACCCATATAAATGttcatttaaaataaatataactgtcACCCAACACAAGAACCTCTAATAATTATAGATCCCAAAACGGATAATAGGCATGTCTATCTGGAATCTACTGTGTGTTTACAAAGCATGTATTAAGGATTGTTATTTAATAAGTTAAGCGTGATACCATTTTCCCCCTTGGAGGCTTGTCAAAGCTTCTCTCCCCAGAGTATCTTCTATCCACATAGACATGCTTGATAAAGTCCCGAAGCCTCTCAACTTTACTAGAAGCATTAAAAATTACAGGATTACAATTTCTGTTACAAAGCATAACATTGCTTTACAGAAGACTTAAAATCACATACCTGCTGTCAGGTAAGGACTGGCGTTGTGCATCCCATTCTTTAAAATAGATTTCTTTTGCACTCTATTATTGCAAAATGGAACATGTTAAACTTGGTAGATTTATGTAGATTATTGCACGAGGTAAAGTAATAAAAGTATTGGATGATGTATGTTGAGGCCACCAATGTATATAAACTATAGGCCATCGAGTATGTATGTGGTTTTGTTTACACACAAATCTGGCAAAAAGCATGCCTAATGACGACAAATGCCTTCAAATTTTTTAAAAGACAACAATATTGTTGTATTGAGCCATGAATAAGCAACAAATCATATGAAAAAAAACTAGCAAATCCTGCTAAAAACATGCTTTATGATGAAAATGccttaaaagttataaaataaaaaacatcACTATAGCGAGCTGGCAATAAGCAATAATCCAATGTAAAAAATACTAATAATAAATCCGGCTACAAAAAACATGTTGGatataaaatgacaaaaaaaatgtATTGAAACTACTTTATAGGCCACCCAAGTATGTACTCCATATTCGTTTATACCAAATCGGGCATAGAACTTGTCTAATGACGAAAATCCCTGTAAATGGTTTAAGGAGACAATTATACCATTGTGTGAAGCTATCAATAAGCAATGATTGAATGTAAAAAACTAGTgtatttttgttcttttatagTATTCAGGTGTGTGTTTTTGTCCGGATTTGGAATAAATGGAACTGAATACAAACTTGGATGGCATATAAACTAGTTTCAATATATGGGTGACCTTGGTGAAAAAGGTTAAATATTTGGGTGGCCCCCACATGAATTATCACCAAAATAAACAGAGAAGCATTTATGCAACATAATTACCGCGTTTCCTCCTCCTTGAAGGGCACTAACTTCTTGTGTAGTAAATTTGGCCATCGATACAGATTTTACCCTGTGAGTGAACTCACGGCTGTAGAAAGATGATGTAAATTTTTTAACATGTATTCATGAATAACGTTAGGAGATGTTTTATACAAAACATTTAAGTAAATAGTTAATCCCCATAAGAATGCAATCTATTCTTCAACCACAGAAAGTTGGCACTTACTGTATGCCACTGCAAGTTGTGCAAACAAATGTCCAAAAGCTTGTGCATACATATTGAGGCCCCTGTTAAGCAAATAACATGAAACATACTAAGCAACAGTATTAAGATTTCTAGTTACATTTCATTTAACTTTAGTGGTCATAAGAAAAACGCTATATATAACACATTAACACCAGTAACTGAAATCAATAGTTGGTGTAGGCTACACCGTGTAGCTGGGCTTGAAAACTTACTAGCAACATAATTGTCAATATTTCTTATTgtgttcaaagttcaaaccaaCTTCAATGCCAAAAccaaaaattaataaaaacacTGAACATAATAAGTCTTTAAGTATCTGTGTATAGGTTTCCTCTATTTAACTCAATATCTTGGCATCGGCCTGAACTGATCCGGCCCATTGGACTTGACCCAATActtttctacaaaaaaaaaaaaaaaaaaccatcctTTTCCCTCCTCCAGTCCAGGCTGTGGACACAGATAACAGGTTTCTCACTACATGAATATGGTCCATATTAAAACAACCGACTGAGTTGAAAGTTGGATGGCGTTCCTTATCGGGTCACCTACTAACGGGTTTAGCACTCTTTTTGATGTTTGTAGCTAGATTCAAGCTCAGGACCATGAAAACCGATCCAGACCCAGTTTCCAATGTCCTACCACTGGATCGTTGTTCTATCAATCGGATTAGTAGAATTGATGGTAAATCCTGTTACACCACCACTCCAGCCTATGATGCGCATTATTATTCCTAAGACAGAAATGCTTCTTTTTTCTAAATAGAACTTTGTCTCAAAAAGTTGTTGTTATCATTTGGAGGATCACAACTACTTTACATGTCATCTAATTGAAGCAACATAATACCAGGTTCGAAGGACCAAACTATTGCAGTTAATACACCTCCGATTCTCAGGAAGTTTCAGAAGATTTCGTATCGCTCTTTCATTTCTCTCATCCTCCTTCAACCGACTCCCCATTTCCGTCAATTAAAACCCTAACTGTATCCACAAACACACAAACTCAATCAATATCCACACGATCCGTTACATATACAACTCAAACCATCAATCGCCAGCACAGCAAACAAATTCAACAAACGCGTAACATCAAAGCTGAATCAAAACATCTACTAGCATCCACAACCAAAACCCTAACTCcatcaaaaacacacacaaactcaATCAACATTCACATGATCCgttacaaaaataatataaaatcatCAATCGCCAACGCAACAATCAAATTCAACAAACGCATAACGTAAAAACAACTAACATCCACATTTTTGTCAATCAAAACCCTACCTGCGTCAAATACACACACAAACTCAATCAACATTCACACGACCTGTTATAAATACAACACAAACTCATCAACCGCCAACACAACAATCAAATTCAACAAACGCATAACATAAACATTGAATTAAAACATCAATTAGCATCCACATTTCTATCAATTAAAACCCTAACTGCATCAAGAAACACACACAACTCAATCAACATTCACACTATCCGTTACAAATACATTACAAACTCATCAATCGCCAACACATCACTCAAATTCAACAAACGTATAACATAAAAACTGAATTATAACATCAATTAACATCCACATTTctatcaatcaaaaccctaactgCATCAAAAACACAGACAACTCAATCAACATTCACACTATCCGTTCCAAATACATTACAAACTCATCAACCGCCAACACAACAATCAAATTCAACAAACGCATAGCATAAAAACTGAATTATAACATCAATTAACATCCACATTTctatcaatcaaaaccctaactgcatcaaaaacacacacaaactcaATCAACATCCACACGATCCGTTATAAATACAACACAAACTCATCAACCGCCAACACAACAATCAAATTCAACAAACACATAGCATAAAAACTGAATTAAAACATCAATTAACAGCCACATTTCTATCAATTAAAACCCTAACTGcatcaaaaacacacacaaactcaATCAACATTCACACTATCCGTTACAAATACATTACATTACAAACTCATCAATCGCCAACACAGCACTCAAATTCAACAAACACGTAGCATAAAAAACTGAATTAAAACATCAATTAACATCCACATTTctatcaatcaaaaccctaactgcatcaaaaacacacacaacTCAATCAACATTAACACAATCCGTTACAAATACATTACAAACTCATCAATCGCCAACACAGCAATGTAATTCAACACAGCAATGTAATTCACCCATGATGTCAGCGGTGGCTGCATTTCCCATATATAGCTTCTCTTCTCCAGAAAGCGCCTTGAAGGTGGTAAAGAGacttttgtaacaccccgaaaatataaaacttattgttaaaaattataaattattaataaacggaagtttactaactagaaacttttaacctagttagttgatagactagaaataactaatgaaagggtaaaacctactaaataatgtgtagaacaaagttgaggggctggaattgtcaaaaattaaaactaaataacaattagtaa is from Helianthus annuus cultivar XRQ/B chromosome 9, HanXRQr2.0-SUNRISE, whole genome shotgun sequence and encodes:
- the LOC110877166 gene encoding probable ADP-ribosylation factor GTPase-activating protein AGD14 isoform X2, translating into MGSRLKEDERNERAIRNLLKLPENRRCINCNSLGPQYVCTSFWTFVCTTCSGIHREFTHRVKSVSMAKFTTQEVSALQGGGNASAKEIYFKEWDAQRQSLPDSSKVERLRDFIKHVYVDRRYSGERSFDKPPRGKMGEGEGSRSPPYDNDRRYSDRPSPGGRSDGSSRNSYDERRSPGYDSDFRKSPARPDIVNDWRREDRFANAKKSDDGKSFDGGLKVEGRSPDRQSDSDISSPPIVRPVREILGESVSPLRVIEPPKANGSKPADGSFQTQRTASSSSLASSTGNPTELKTETSLIDFDAFPEPLPTAPGPQPQQTVPPPTVAQPAQSSNDNWASFDSSPVLKSTQPSTTSSNLLDMLSEISVPAPGNNPAVATTPPSTFNAFGDSGYGGQWQNVVSHQNPVPATGIQLPTTSLNQPLNTSGGDTHGLLTAGTYSQVTSSIEAKPAAKQELPADLFTSSYPSYTAQGPGWYSAPQYGMGYNMQYNLPQHTPPASVQSSNPFDINESPSVQSTAFPSMAPLQDALPNMGPASSIQQITGLGAPAPTWMTHQSMPSGPFMGQVPPNIPPQPRPPQVGTFGYDMTSFASMNSTNQQQSGFYAAPAATPNTFSSNPFG
- the LOC110877166 gene encoding probable ADP-ribosylation factor GTPase-activating protein AGD14 isoform X1 codes for the protein MGSRLKEDERNERAIRNLLKLPENRRCINCNSLGPQYVCTSFWTFVCTTCSGIHREFTHRVKSVSMAKFTTQEVSALQGGGNASAKEIYFKEWDAQRQSLPDSSKVERLRDFIKHVYVDRRYSGERSFDKPPRGKMGEGEGSRSPPYDNDRRYSDRPSPGGRSDGSSRNSYDERRSPGYDSDFRKSPARPDIVNDWRREDRFANAKKSDDGKSFDGGLKVEGRSPDRQSDSDISSPPIVRPVREILGESVSPLRVIEPPKANGSKPADGSFQTQRTASSSSLASSTGNPTELKTETSLIDFDAFPEPLPTAPGPQPQQTVPPPTVAQPAQSSNDNWASFDSSPVLKSTQPSTTSSNLLDMLSEISVPAPGNNPAVATTPPSTFNAFGDSGYGGQWQNVVSHQNPVPATGIQLPTTSLNQPLNTSGGDTHGLLTAGTYSQVTSSIEAKPAAKQELPADLFTSSYPSYTAQGPGWYSAPQYGMGYNMQYNLPQQHTPPASVQSSNPFDINESPSVQSTAFPSMAPLQDALPNMGPASSIQQITGLGAPAPTWMTHQSMPSGPFMGQVPPNIPPQPRPPQVGTFGYDMTSFASMNSTNQQQSGFYAAPAATPNTFSSNPFG